In Sphingomonas panacisoli, one genomic interval encodes:
- a CDS encoding Tim44/TimA family putative adaptor protein, whose product MLDAGQGGVPVLVYIVILAMVAVFLGLRLYAVLGKRTGHEQVLRNPADDRPAPPLTIPRVVESAPEVRDQGPQAIEARAQSGLRALISADPSFDVAGFLDGAKNAYRMILEAFWKGDTETLDWLTEDHVRDAFGEAIKARGEAGHVLENRLVAIERALITDATISGRTVRITVAFDADIAAVTRDAEGTLIAGSLTDATVTHDVWTFSRTLKSGDPNWKLADTDEA is encoded by the coding sequence ATGTTGGACGCTGGTCAAGGTGGAGTTCCGGTGCTCGTCTATATCGTCATTCTCGCAATGGTTGCCGTCTTCTTGGGGCTGCGCCTCTATGCCGTCCTCGGCAAGCGGACCGGCCATGAGCAGGTGTTGCGCAACCCGGCGGACGATCGCCCGGCGCCACCCCTGACGATTCCGCGCGTGGTCGAGTCCGCGCCCGAAGTCCGCGACCAGGGTCCGCAAGCGATCGAGGCACGGGCACAATCGGGCCTGCGCGCGCTGATTTCCGCCGATCCGTCGTTCGACGTCGCCGGGTTCCTGGACGGCGCCAAGAATGCGTACCGGATGATCCTGGAGGCGTTCTGGAAGGGCGACACCGAAACGCTCGACTGGTTGACCGAAGACCATGTCCGCGACGCTTTCGGCGAAGCGATCAAGGCGCGCGGCGAAGCGGGCCATGTGCTGGAGAATCGCCTAGTCGCGATCGAGCGCGCGCTGATCACCGACGCGACGATCAGCGGCCGGACCGTGCGGATCACGGTTGCGTTCGATGCCGATATCGCCGCGGTGACGCGCGATGCCGAGGGAACGCTGATCGCGGGGTCGCTGACCGATGCCACGGTGACGCACGACGTCTGGACCTTCTCGCGCACGCTCAAGAGCGGCGATCCGAACTGGAAGCTCGCCGACACCGACGAGGCGTAA
- the trpS gene encoding tryptophan--tRNA ligase produces the protein MRVVSGIQPTGNLHLGNYLGAIKQWVAMQDAMGADDVCLFFLADLHAISLPVVPSELANATVEMTATLLACGIDPERSILFNQTRVPAHSELAWLLNGTARMGWLNRMTQWKDKAGKNREGSSVALFDYPVLQAADVLLYQATHVPVGEDQKQHLELARDIATKFNLDYGTELFTLPEPFVSKAAPRIMSLRDGGAKMSKSDPSDLSRINLIDSDDTIVSKIKKAKSDADVLPSDVAGLDGRPEAKNLVTIYAALADIAPADVVAQFGGQGFGQFKPALADLAVAKLGPIRNRLTRLLDDRAAVAGALERGAEKARSLAAPTLRAAQQAIGLQV, from the coding sequence ATGCGCGTCGTTTCCGGCATCCAGCCCACCGGCAATCTGCACCTCGGCAATTACCTCGGCGCGATCAAGCAATGGGTCGCCATGCAGGACGCGATGGGCGCGGACGACGTGTGCCTGTTCTTCCTCGCCGACCTCCACGCCATTTCGCTCCCGGTCGTGCCGAGCGAGCTGGCCAATGCGACGGTCGAGATGACCGCGACCTTGCTCGCCTGCGGTATCGATCCCGAGCGCTCGATCCTGTTCAACCAGACGCGCGTGCCGGCGCATTCGGAACTGGCGTGGTTGCTCAACGGTACGGCGCGGATGGGCTGGCTCAACCGTATGACGCAGTGGAAGGACAAGGCCGGCAAGAACCGCGAAGGGTCGAGTGTCGCGTTGTTCGATTACCCGGTGCTGCAGGCGGCGGACGTGCTGCTCTATCAGGCGACGCATGTGCCGGTGGGCGAAGACCAGAAACAGCATCTCGAACTGGCGCGCGACATCGCCACCAAGTTCAACCTCGACTACGGCACCGAGCTGTTCACCCTGCCCGAGCCGTTCGTGTCGAAGGCCGCGCCGCGGATCATGAGTCTGCGTGACGGCGGGGCGAAGATGTCCAAGTCAGACCCGTCCGACCTGTCGCGGATTAACCTCATCGATTCGGACGACACCATCGTGTCGAAGATCAAGAAGGCCAAGTCCGACGCCGATGTCCTGCCGAGCGACGTGGCGGGCCTGGACGGCCGGCCGGAGGCGAAGAACCTGGTGACGATCTACGCCGCCCTGGCGGACATCGCCCCCGCCGACGTGGTCGCGCAGTTCGGCGGCCAGGGGTTCGGCCAGTTCAAGCCGGCACTGGCCGATCTCGCGGTCGCCAAGCTCGGCCCGATCCGCAACCGGCTCACCCGCCTGCTCGACGATCGTGCAGCGGTCGCGGGCGCGCTGGAGCGGGGCGCGGAAAAGGCTCGCAGCCTAGCCGCACCGACCTTGCGCGCGGCGCAACAGGCGATCGGACTACAAGTCTGA
- a CDS encoding Smr/MutS family protein, which translates to MAGRRLSADEAALWARVMATVTPLPGATPAKPVAIEKPAVGSAISRPAAVAAKPRPSVPRKIEALKKTAPGTTLDGGWDRRLARGSVEPDATVDLHGQTLSSAYRMLDAALDRSRARGDRVILLITGKPPRRESERPHARGAIRAAVGDWLHASRHAEAIAAVRGASPRHGGTGALYIVLRRPRTTPKF; encoded by the coding sequence GTGGCGGGACGACGCCTCAGCGCTGACGAGGCGGCGCTATGGGCGCGGGTGATGGCGACGGTGACTCCCTTGCCCGGCGCGACGCCTGCCAAGCCGGTAGCGATCGAGAAGCCGGCCGTCGGTTCGGCAATATCGCGACCGGCGGCGGTAGCTGCAAAGCCTCGCCCAAGTGTTCCGCGGAAGATCGAGGCGCTCAAGAAGACGGCGCCCGGCACCACGCTCGACGGCGGCTGGGATCGCCGTCTCGCACGCGGGTCGGTCGAACCTGACGCAACGGTCGATCTGCACGGCCAAACGTTGAGCTCCGCCTATCGCATGCTCGACGCCGCGCTCGATCGATCGCGCGCCCGCGGCGACCGCGTCATCCTTCTCATCACCGGCAAGCCGCCGCGTCGCGAGAGCGAACGACCGCATGCGCGTGGCGCTATCCGCGCGGCAGTCGGCGATTGGCTCCACGCCTCGCGCCATGCGGAGGCGATCGCAGCGGTGCGGGGCGCAAGCCCGCGTCATGGCGGCACCGGCGCACTCTACATCGTGCTCAGACGGCCTCGAACAACACCGAAATTTTAA
- a CDS encoding DUF2945 domain-containing protein, with protein MTKTLKPGDKVSWQSHGGTATGKVVKKITSPIRIKDHKVAASKDNPEFIVETDEGKKAAHKAGALRKGGMTNLGRPRH; from the coding sequence ATGACGAAGACGCTGAAGCCCGGCGACAAGGTAAGCTGGCAGAGCCACGGCGGCACCGCCACGGGCAAGGTCGTGAAGAAGATCACCAGCCCGATCAGGATCAAGGACCACAAGGTCGCCGCGTCGAAGGACAATCCCGAGTTTATCGTCGAGACGGACGAGGGGAAGAAGGCGGCGCACAAGGCGGGGGCCTTGCGGAAAGGGGGGATGACAAACCTCGGCCGACCGAGGCACTAG
- the secB gene encoding protein-export chaperone SecB yields MDDQVNADANVANGADNLPAIGMISQYVKDLSFESPSAPAIFQQQNQPNIEVEFGIGVNKVADDVHETTLKIEVKAKTEEMTAFIVDLTFAALFGVRNVPDDQLQPFLLGEAPRLMFPFARRVVADAVRDGGFPPLTLDPIDFGSLYLQQLQAQEQAATEGAAGNA; encoded by the coding sequence ATGGACGATCAAGTTAACGCCGACGCGAACGTCGCCAACGGTGCCGACAATCTGCCGGCGATCGGCATGATTTCGCAATATGTGAAGGATCTGTCGTTCGAGAGCCCGAGCGCGCCTGCGATCTTCCAGCAACAGAACCAGCCGAATATCGAGGTCGAATTCGGCATCGGCGTGAACAAGGTCGCCGACGACGTTCACGAAACGACGCTGAAGATCGAGGTCAAGGCCAAGACCGAAGAGATGACCGCGTTCATCGTCGATCTGACCTTTGCCGCGCTGTTCGGCGTGCGCAACGTGCCCGACGATCAGCTCCAGCCGTTCCTGCTCGGCGAAGCGCCGCGGCTGATGTTCCCGTTCGCCCGCCGCGTGGTGGCCGATGCGGTCCGCGACGGCGGCTTCCCGCCGCTGACGCTCGACCCGATCGATTTCGGTTCGCTGTATCTGCAGCAGCTCCAGGCTCAGGAGCAGGCCGCGACCGAAGGCGCCGCGGGCAACGCCTGA
- the dnaA gene encoding chromosomal replication initiator protein DnaA, which yields MAGLVAREGVVPGEVLNAWARIRKNLRESAGARLFEQWLKPIELGDSDDATTVRLTLPSAFTANWVRNHYADRLLQEFRHAVPAIRTVSIEVRSATAPVRAVAAEEKPEPAKPAAAPADRPALDSRLTFDRFVVDASNRVAFNAARALAEPGTPRFSPLFLHSGTGLGKTHLMHAIGHAYLAAVPDARVILMSAERFMFEFVAAIRANDTHGFKNRLRSSDLLMIDDLHFISGKKPTQDEFFHTINELTAAGKRLVITADRHPHGLDDVEARIVSRLSMGLVADIKAPNADLRRALLDHRLGELPDVDVPNDVLELLSLKITGSLREVEGALNRLVAYAQLTGEAIDLDFAQATLGDVLRGGTKRITIDEIQRAVSAHYDLKPVDLVSARRAVVVARPRQIAMYLAKRLTTRSLPEIGRKFGGRDHSTVIHAVRRIEELRGSDHEIDGAVKALIRQLEG from the coding sequence GTGGCGGGTTTGGTTGCGAGGGAAGGCGTGGTGCCGGGGGAAGTGCTCAACGCGTGGGCACGCATCCGCAAGAACCTTCGCGAATCGGCCGGCGCGCGGCTGTTCGAGCAATGGCTCAAGCCGATCGAGCTGGGCGATAGCGACGACGCGACCACGGTCCGCCTGACCCTGCCGTCGGCGTTCACCGCCAACTGGGTCCGCAACCATTACGCCGACCGCCTGCTCCAGGAGTTCCGCCACGCGGTCCCGGCGATTCGCACGGTATCGATCGAGGTGCGCTCGGCCACCGCGCCGGTGCGCGCCGTCGCCGCCGAGGAAAAGCCCGAGCCGGCCAAGCCAGCCGCCGCACCCGCCGACCGCCCGGCGCTCGATTCGCGGCTGACGTTCGACCGTTTCGTGGTCGATGCGTCGAACCGCGTCGCGTTCAACGCCGCGCGCGCGCTGGCCGAGCCGGGCACACCGCGGTTCAGCCCGCTGTTCCTTCATTCGGGTACCGGCCTCGGCAAGACCCACCTGATGCACGCGATCGGCCACGCCTATCTGGCCGCCGTTCCCGACGCGCGCGTGATCTTGATGTCGGCCGAACGCTTCATGTTCGAATTCGTCGCCGCGATCCGGGCGAACGACACGCACGGCTTCAAGAACCGGCTGCGCTCGTCCGACCTGCTGATGATCGACGATCTGCACTTCATCTCCGGCAAGAAGCCGACGCAGGACGAATTCTTCCATACGATCAACGAACTGACGGCGGCGGGCAAGCGGCTGGTCATCACCGCCGACCGTCACCCGCACGGGCTCGACGATGTCGAGGCGCGGATCGTGTCGCGGCTGTCGATGGGCTTGGTCGCCGACATCAAGGCGCCGAACGCGGACCTGCGCCGCGCGTTGCTCGACCATCGGCTGGGCGAACTGCCCGACGTCGATGTGCCGAACGACGTGCTCGAATTGCTGTCGCTCAAGATCACCGGCTCGCTGCGCGAAGTCGAAGGCGCGCTCAACCGGCTGGTCGCCTATGCCCAACTGACGGGCGAAGCGATCGACCTCGACTTCGCGCAGGCGACGCTCGGCGACGTGCTGCGCGGCGGCACCAAGCGGATCACGATCGACGAGATCCAGCGCGCGGTGTCGGCGCATTACGACCTGAAGCCGGTCGATCTGGTCTCGGCGCGCCGCGCCGTGGTCGTCGCACGGCCACGCCAGATCGCGATGTACCTCGCCAAGCGTCTGACCACGCGCTCGCTGCCGGAAATCGGTCGCAAGTTCGGCGGGCGCGATCACTCGACCGTGATCCACGCCGTGCGCCGGATCGAGGAATTGCGCGGGAGCGATCACGAGATCGACGGCGCGGTGAAGGCGCTGATCCGGCAGCTGGAAGGCTAG
- a CDS encoding murein transglycosylase A, which translates to MNLSKLVAVIALTVLLAACSGRIVPPSSSTGSIPAPVRKPVASTPLPPITNNNAVAAGANAAGAGLIAGPAVSSLTIDRARASKALTAFRLSCRELMRRTDVSGLTRGVDWQPACSAAQTANDAQTFFATNFETIQVGDGKAFATGYYIPEILGSRLRRSGYEVPIYGRPTDLIDVDLGKFSDTLKGKSIRGRVEGKNFVPYYDRTQIESGAMTNAPIIGYAADPVALFFLQVQGSGDVRQPDGSTFRIGYDSQNGRDYTGIGKLMKDRGLIQRGSMQDIVAWLRANPDQGRDIMRENKSYVFFRLLDGPPLGALGLPVTGGVTVAADAKFIPLGAPVFLSMDRVDANGLWIAQDTGGAIKGSNRVDTFWGSGREAEAIAGGMSARGSALLLVPVGTLARLQGGASGGTTPQR; encoded by the coding sequence GTGAATCTGTCTAAACTGGTTGCGGTAATCGCGCTGACGGTATTGCTGGCAGCCTGCAGCGGTCGGATCGTACCGCCGTCGTCGTCCACCGGTTCGATACCAGCACCGGTCCGCAAGCCCGTCGCCTCCACGCCGCTGCCGCCGATCACCAACAACAATGCGGTCGCCGCCGGCGCCAATGCGGCGGGAGCGGGGCTGATCGCCGGACCGGCGGTGTCTTCTCTCACCATCGACCGTGCGCGCGCCAGCAAGGCGCTGACGGCGTTCCGCCTCAGTTGCCGCGAACTGATGCGCCGCACCGATGTGTCCGGCCTGACTCGCGGCGTCGATTGGCAGCCGGCCTGCTCCGCCGCGCAAACGGCGAACGATGCGCAGACCTTCTTCGCCACCAACTTCGAAACCATTCAAGTCGGTGACGGCAAGGCGTTCGCGACCGGCTATTACATTCCCGAAATCCTGGGCTCGCGCTTGCGTCGCTCCGGGTATGAGGTGCCGATCTACGGCCGCCCGACCGATCTGATCGACGTCGATCTCGGCAAATTTTCCGACACGCTCAAGGGCAAGTCGATCCGCGGCCGGGTGGAGGGCAAGAATTTCGTCCCCTATTATGACCGCACGCAGATCGAGAGCGGCGCGATGACCAACGCGCCGATCATCGGTTACGCCGCCGATCCGGTCGCGTTGTTCTTCCTCCAGGTGCAGGGCTCGGGCGACGTGCGCCAGCCGGACGGATCGACGTTTCGGATCGGGTATGACAGCCAGAACGGCCGCGATTACACCGGCATTGGCAAGCTGATGAAGGATCGCGGGCTGATCCAGCGCGGGTCGATGCAGGACATCGTCGCGTGGCTGCGGGCTAATCCCGACCAGGGGCGCGACATTATGCGCGAGAACAAGTCCTATGTGTTCTTCCGCTTGCTCGACGGACCGCCGCTCGGCGCGCTGGGCTTGCCGGTGACCGGCGGTGTCACCGTGGCGGCCGACGCCAAGTTCATCCCGCTCGGCGCGCCGGTGTTCCTGTCGATGGACCGGGTCGATGCGAACGGATTGTGGATCGCGCAGGACACCGGCGGCGCGATCAAGGGGAGCAACCGCGTCGATACGTTCTGGGGCAGCGGGCGCGAGGCGGAAGCGATCGCGGGCGGCATGTCGGCGCGCGGGTCGGCGTTGCTGCTGGTGCCGGTTGGGACGCTCGCGCGGTTGCAGGGGGGCGCAAGTGGCGGGACGACGCCTCAGCGCTGA
- the acnA gene encoding aconitate hydratase AcnA: MTAIGQDSLGTRDTLTINGGTAGAKSYDYFSLAKAAAKLGDISRLPFSMKVLLENLLRFEDGVTVTTEDVQALIDWQANPVAPDREIQYRPARVLMQDFTGVPCVVDLAAMRDAITKLGGDAAKINPLVPVHLVIDHSVMVDEFGTPKAFSDNVDLEYARNFERYEFLKWGSKALDNFQVVPPGTGICHQVNLEYIGQAVWSSVESGDRAKGGATIAYPDTLVGTDSHTTMVNGLGVLGWGVGGIEAEAAMLGQPVSMLIPEVVGFKLTGSLNEGITATDLVLTVTQMLRQKGVVGRFVEFYGPGLDSMTLADRATIANMAPEYGATCGFFPVDDKTLDYMRLTGRPEATIALTEAYAKAQGFWRHADAPDPIFTDTLELDMGEVVASLAGPKRPQDRVSLNKVDEVFNGDLSKLYHKDRPNRVSVEGRSHDIGDGDVVIAAITSCTNTSNPSVLVAAGLVARKAHAKGLKPKPWVKTSLAPGSQVVTDYLTKAGLTADLDAIGFNLVGYGCTTCIGNSGPLAPELSSAINENDLVAASVLSGNRNFEGRVSPDVRANFLASPPLVVAYALKGTVTEDMVETPIGQGSDGNDVFLKDIWPTNQEVADTMAANIDRGMFESRYGAVYQGDAKWREIQIEGSDTYTWRAGSTYIHNPPYFEGMTMTPAPVGDIIEARPLAILGDSITTDHISPAGSIKADSPAGTFLQEHQVSRADFNSYGARRGNDEVMVRGTFANIRIKNEMVPGVEGGMSRYDGQVMPIYDVAMKFKAAGVPMVIVAGKEYGTGSSRDWAAKGTNLLGVRAVIVESFERIHRSNLVGMGVLPLQFADGVTRQTLGLTGDETFTIKNVGGLRPRQDVEVELTRADGLTETFLTRCRIDTVNELEYFLNGGILHYVLRKLAS, from the coding sequence ATGACCGCCATTGGCCAGGACTCGCTCGGCACGCGCGACACGCTTACGATCAATGGGGGCACCGCCGGCGCCAAATCCTACGATTATTTCAGCCTGGCCAAGGCGGCCGCCAAGCTCGGCGACATTTCCCGCTTGCCCTTCTCGATGAAGGTGCTGCTCGAGAACCTGTTGCGGTTCGAGGACGGGGTGACCGTCACGACCGAGGACGTCCAGGCGCTGATCGACTGGCAGGCAAACCCGGTCGCGCCCGACCGCGAGATCCAGTATCGCCCGGCGCGCGTGCTGATGCAGGATTTCACCGGCGTGCCCTGCGTGGTCGACCTGGCGGCGATGCGCGACGCGATCACGAAGCTGGGCGGCGATGCCGCGAAGATCAATCCGCTGGTGCCCGTCCACCTCGTCATCGATCACTCGGTGATGGTCGACGAATTCGGCACGCCCAAGGCGTTCAGCGACAACGTCGACCTGGAATATGCGCGCAATTTCGAGCGCTACGAGTTCCTGAAATGGGGGTCGAAGGCGCTCGACAATTTCCAGGTGGTGCCGCCGGGGACGGGCATCTGTCACCAGGTGAACCTCGAATATATCGGCCAAGCGGTGTGGTCGTCGGTCGAGAGCGGGGATCGGGCCAAGGGTGGCGCGACGATCGCGTATCCGGACACGTTGGTCGGGACGGACAGCCATACGACGATGGTCAATGGGCTGGGCGTGCTCGGCTGGGGCGTCGGCGGGATCGAGGCGGAGGCCGCGATGCTCGGCCAGCCGGTGTCGATGCTGATCCCCGAAGTGGTCGGGTTCAAGCTGACGGGCTCGCTGAACGAGGGCATCACCGCGACCGACCTGGTGCTGACCGTGACGCAGATGCTGCGGCAGAAGGGTGTCGTCGGGCGGTTCGTGGAATTCTACGGGCCGGGGCTGGACAGCATGACGCTGGCGGATCGCGCGACGATCGCCAACATGGCGCCTGAGTACGGCGCGACGTGCGGGTTCTTCCCGGTGGACGACAAGACGCTCGATTACATGCGGCTGACGGGGCGGCCTGAGGCGACGATCGCGCTGACCGAGGCGTATGCGAAGGCGCAGGGTTTCTGGCGCCACGCGGATGCGCCCGATCCAATCTTCACCGACACGCTCGAGCTCGACATGGGCGAAGTCGTCGCGTCGCTGGCGGGCCCGAAACGCCCGCAAGACCGCGTGAGCCTCAACAAGGTGGACGAGGTATTCAACGGCGACCTTTCAAAGCTTTACCACAAGGACCGCCCAAACCGGGTGAGCGTCGAGGGTCGTTCGCATGACATCGGCGACGGCGATGTGGTGATCGCGGCGATCACCAGCTGCACCAACACCTCCAACCCCAGCGTACTGGTCGCGGCGGGGCTGGTCGCGCGCAAGGCGCACGCGAAGGGCCTGAAGCCCAAGCCGTGGGTCAAGACCTCGCTGGCGCCGGGGTCGCAGGTGGTGACCGATTATCTGACCAAGGCCGGCCTGACCGCGGACTTGGACGCGATCGGCTTCAACTTGGTCGGCTATGGCTGCACGACCTGCATTGGCAATAGCGGCCCGCTGGCGCCCGAACTGAGCTCGGCAATCAACGAAAACGACCTCGTCGCCGCCTCGGTGCTCTCCGGAAACAGAAATTTCGAAGGCCGCGTAAGCCCTGATGTTCGGGCGAATTTCTTGGCTTCTCCTCCCCTCGTCGTAGCCTACGCTCTGAAGGGCACGGTGACCGAGGACATGGTCGAAACGCCGATCGGCCAAGGTTCGGACGGCAATGACGTATTCCTGAAGGACATCTGGCCGACCAACCAGGAAGTCGCCGACACGATGGCCGCGAACATCGACCGCGGCATGTTCGAAAGCCGCTACGGCGCCGTCTATCAGGGCGACGCGAAGTGGCGCGAGATCCAGATCGAAGGGTCGGACACCTACACCTGGCGTGCCGGATCGACCTACATCCACAACCCGCCCTATTTCGAGGGCATGACGATGACGCCCGCGCCGGTAGGCGACATCATCGAGGCGCGACCGCTGGCGATCCTCGGCGACAGCATCACGACCGACCACATCAGCCCCGCGGGCTCGATCAAGGCCGACAGTCCGGCCGGCACGTTCCTGCAGGAGCATCAGGTCAGCCGCGCCGACTTCAATTCCTACGGCGCGCGGCGTGGCAACGATGAGGTCATGGTCCGCGGCACCTTCGCCAACATCCGCATCAAGAACGAGATGGTCCCCGGCGTCGAGGGCGGCATGTCGCGCTACGACGGCCAGGTCATGCCGATCTACGACGTGGCGATGAAGTTCAAAGCGGCCGGCGTCCCGATGGTGATCGTCGCGGGCAAGGAATACGGCACCGGATCGTCACGCGACTGGGCGGCGAAGGGCACCAACCTGCTCGGCGTGCGCGCGGTGATCGTCGAGAGCTTCGAGCGCATCCACCGTTCGAACCTGGTCGGCATGGGCGTACTGCCCCTGCAGTTCGCCGATGGCGTCACGCGCCAGACGCTCGGCCTGACCGGTGACGAGACCTTCACGATCAAGAACGTCGGGGGGCTGCGTCCGCGTCAGGACGTCGAGGTCGAACTGACCCGCGCCGACGGCTTGACGGAAACGTTCCTGACGCGCTGCCGGATCGATACCGTCAACGAGCTCGAATATTTCCTGAACGGCGGCATCCTGCACTACGTGCTGCGGAAACTCGCTTCGTAG
- a CDS encoding putative bifunctional diguanylate cyclase/phosphodiesterase has product MESASLKGRAITFAMCAGAVVFILAVLATSHGTLSFDNLSRALVPAIVCAVFSWAAAERAIGTTAAALDAAIGRIAEAARGDLEGPVPPEVGVVVPHLAQAMDGLFQQVAANLDSVHRLAMYDPVTNLPNRTHFRRVAERQLSEMPAGDVAALLFIDLDRFKAVNDTMGHATGDVLLGMVANRLRAVADSVTAAGGIAKPLIGRLAGDEFTMLFPKLDDAHQAARIARGVLYALTEQFDLAGADVEIGASIGIAMRPAHGTSLHDLMCAADAAMYHAKAGGRGRTEHFSDELAAQLTDRAQLEVDLRSAIERGQFALVYQPQMSLTDGRIVAAEALLRWHHPTHGIKLPASFLQRAEETGLIVEIGDWVIAEVAGTIRRWADAGMEQRLAINISQRQLDHAMFFRRLRDAMHAAGAPARLLELEITETLAMHCSGDVIEAMAALRADGATIAIDDYGTGNSSVARLRTLPIDRIKLDQTLVEHIATKVEARQIAQSMIGLIHGLGCEAVAEGIEAVDQAEILRVIGCDVVQGFAVAEPMDEQTLIAWSRGGDQSEALAS; this is encoded by the coding sequence ATGGAATCAGCATCGCTGAAAGGCCGGGCGATTACCTTCGCCATGTGCGCCGGCGCGGTGGTGTTCATCCTCGCCGTGCTCGCGACGTCGCATGGCACGCTCAGCTTCGACAATCTGAGCCGTGCGCTGGTACCGGCGATCGTCTGCGCGGTGTTTTCCTGGGCAGCGGCGGAGCGTGCGATCGGCACCACCGCGGCCGCGCTCGACGCGGCGATCGGGCGCATTGCGGAAGCGGCGCGCGGCGATCTCGAGGGACCCGTTCCACCTGAGGTCGGCGTGGTCGTGCCGCATCTGGCGCAAGCGATGGACGGCCTGTTCCAGCAAGTCGCCGCCAATCTCGACAGCGTGCATCGGCTCGCGATGTACGACCCCGTCACCAATCTGCCCAACCGCACCCACTTCCGTCGCGTCGCGGAACGGCAATTGTCGGAGATGCCCGCAGGCGACGTCGCGGCATTGCTGTTCATCGACCTCGACCGTTTCAAGGCGGTCAACGACACGATGGGTCATGCGACGGGCGACGTGCTGCTCGGCATGGTCGCCAACAGGCTGCGCGCGGTCGCCGACAGCGTGACGGCGGCGGGCGGGATCGCCAAGCCGCTGATAGGCCGACTGGCCGGCGACGAATTTACCATGCTGTTCCCGAAGCTCGACGATGCGCACCAGGCGGCGCGGATCGCGCGCGGCGTGCTCTATGCGCTGACCGAGCAGTTCGATCTGGCCGGCGCGGACGTCGAGATCGGCGCGTCGATCGGCATCGCCATGCGCCCGGCGCACGGCACCTCGCTCCACGACCTGATGTGCGCCGCCGACGCCGCGATGTATCATGCCAAGGCCGGCGGTCGCGGCCGGACCGAGCATTTCTCCGACGAACTCGCCGCGCAACTTACCGATCGCGCGCAACTCGAAGTCGATCTTCGCAGCGCGATCGAGCGCGGCCAGTTCGCCCTGGTGTATCAGCCGCAAATGTCGCTTACCGACGGTCGTATCGTCGCGGCCGAGGCGCTGCTGCGCTGGCACCACCCGACTCATGGCATCAAGCTGCCCGCCAGCTTCCTGCAACGTGCCGAGGAGACCGGGCTGATCGTCGAGATCGGCGACTGGGTCATTGCCGAGGTTGCGGGTACGATCCGGCGGTGGGCCGATGCGGGGATGGAGCAGCGGCTGGCGATCAACATCAGCCAGCGTCAGCTCGACCACGCGATGTTCTTCCGCCGTCTGCGCGACGCGATGCATGCGGCCGGCGCCCCCGCGCGCCTGCTCGAGCTGGAGATTACCGAGACGCTCGCGATGCATTGCAGCGGCGACGTGATCGAGGCGATGGCGGCACTGCGCGCGGACGGCGCCACCATCGCGATCGACGACTACGGCACCGGCAATTCGAGCGTCGCGCGACTGCGCACGCTGCCGATCGACCGCATCAAGCTCGATCAGACCCTAGTCGAGCACATCGCGACCAAGGTCGAGGCGCGCCAGATCGCACAGTCGATGATCGGCCTGATTCACGGCCTGGGCTGCGAAGCCGTCGCCGAGGGCATCGAAGCGGTCGATCAGGCCGAGATCCTCCGCGTGATCGGCTGCGACGTCGTCCAGGGCTTCGCCGTGGCGGAGCCGATGGACGAACAAACGCTCATCGCCTGGTCGCGCGGCGGCGACCAGAGCGAGGCGCTGGCCAGCTGA